A genomic stretch from Podospora pseudoanserina strain CBS 124.78 chromosome 3, whole genome shotgun sequence includes:
- a CDS encoding hypothetical protein (EggNog:ENOG503NX9D): MSVGTDKMETTVSVPVAREGAPTAMMDEPTSLSVEPPKPSPKDETVKDEAVDGEIKKPESPIVETPVQQESLDKRTDLDGHKLQEDELHEELTPPPDSPTDTASIEDHPDDAAENPAEDTTEDLVDDDLMSVVSSLPVDETQDLMSVDSSPVIHHLEDEIVVGTKANRKLPVNQDKSDIADVHMDPSAILTGKRKRTSTYYADSIQDDSPGPHEGRVKARPAKTHGSGGVKGVIIGYWRDSQVENEADKHSVIGFIDSRDRLRTRIQTTTRDKRQVDQRYPIPPGPGGSWVIFEKIVFEDHLVGLNHHMIKEFVKIRADNLGENESPEERNIADKAAAELAVERVTTNPPPETANQPLIAYGAVIPDPATLPSRPESKKRKVTGSFTSAQLEPAPPPQQPAEALPGTRPTRIVLGYWKQSSEDDPIEKHAVYGILGANDMFRIRLAKETRDGRVIADGNFPSGPGALWITWDALEFEPHLKGLSRHEVKEYCRVRQHQLDQGEAPEDRARNEIQAVQEAQKRAALNIAAGTSVTKNDVEISIEGANGVTHGLASGSPASKTNEPRRQTGLRGRHSLPNPEFGVANRKSSSAIAQIERTHELARHGIEKVEKAQARIDQRASSTATPRESSATPANRRELFSENISRLNNVWASQEATRIRNEGQGYEGDVLMNGTIRYERKQTGPFKGILVSQPFLIQIDGEDYVEYRVLTKPSF, encoded by the exons ATGTCAGTTGGAACAGACAAGATGGAGACTACCGTCTCCGTGCCTGTTGCGAGAGAAGGTGCCCCAACTGCCATGATGGATGAGCCTACATCATTATCGGTTGAACCGCCAAAGCCATCACCCAAGGACGAGACTGTCAAAGATGAAGCGGTTGATGG tgagatcaagaagccaGAATCGCCCATTGTTGAGACTCCAGTTCAGCAAGAGTCTTTGGACAA ACGTACCGATCTGGATGGGCACAAACTCCAAGAGGACGAACTTCACGAAGAGCTCACCCCCCCACCAGATTCTCCAACAGATACTGCTAGTATTGAGGATCATCCTGACGACGCTGCTGAGAACCCTGCCGAAGACACGACAGAGGACTTGGTTGATGACGATCTTATGAGTGTCGTTTCGAGCCTTCCCGTCGACGAAACTCAGGATCTCATGAGTGTCGATTCGAGCCCTGTCATTCATCACCTGGAAGACGAGATCGTTGTTGGCACCAAAGCCAACAGGAAGCTGCCCGTCAACCAGGATAAATCCGATATAGCTGACGTCCACATGGATCCATCTGCGATTCTTACCGGCAAGCGCAAGCGGACTTCCACTTACTATGCTGACTCTATCCAAGACGACAGCCCTGGTCCTCACGAAGGTCGTGTCAAAGCCCGGCCTGCCAAGACTCATGGTTCTGGAGGCGTCAAAGGTGTCATCATTGGATATTGGCGCGACTCTCAGGTCGAAAATGAGGCTGATAAGCATTCCGTGATCGGCTTCATTGACTCGAGGGATCGCCTTAGAACCAGAATCCAGACAACTACCCGCGACAAACGTCAGGTTGATCAACGCTACCCGATCCCCCCTGGCCCCGGTGGGAGTTGGGTCATCTTCGAGAAGATTGTCTTTGAAGACCACCTTGTTGGTCTCAATCATCACATGATCAAGGAGTTTGTCAAGATCCGTGCCGATAATCTTGGCGAAAATGAGAGCCCCGAGGAGCGCAACATAGCCGACAAAGCAGCTGCCGAGCTCGCGGTTGAGAGAGTCACCACCAATCCTCCCCCTGAAACGGCCAACCAACCTCTCATTGCTTACGGCGCTGTGATACCCGATCCTGCCACCCTTCCCAGCCGTCCCGAGTCCAAGAAACGAAAGGTCACAGGATCCTTTACTTCAGCCCAGCTAGAgcctgcccccccccctcaacagcccGCGGAGGCCCTTCCGGGAACCCGGCCAACTCGCATCGTTTTGGGATACTGGAAACAATCCAGTGAAGATGACCCGATTGAGAAGCACGCGGTTTACGGTATCCTGGGTGCTAATGACATGTTCAGGATCAGGCTTGCGAAGGAGACTCGTGATGGTAGAGTGATCGCTGATGGCAACTTCCCTAGTGGGCCTGGTGCACTGTGGATCACCTGGGACGCTCTCGAGTTTGAACCTCATCTCAAAGGTCTCTCCCGCCATGAGGTCAAGGAATATTGCAGGGTTcgccagcaccagctcgACCAGGGTGAGGCACCTGAGGACCGCGCCCGAAACGAGATACAAGCCGTCCAAGAGGCTCAGAAGCGTGCTGCTTTGAACATCGCCGCGGGGACCTCCGTCACTAAGAACGACGTTGAGATCTCGATCGAGGGAGCTAATGGCGTCACTCATGGTCTTGCTTCCGGCTCGCCTGCCTCAAAGACCAACGAGCCTCGTCGTCAAACTGGGCTCCGCGGCCGACACTCACTCCCTAATCCCGAGTTCGGAGTTGCTAACCGCAAGTCATCGTCGGCCATCGCCCAGATCGAGAGGACTCATGAGCTCGCCCGTCACGGGATTGAAAAGGTTGAGAAGGCGCAGGCTCGCATTGATCAGCGTGCCAGCAGCACCGCCACGCCCCGAGAGTCATCGGCCACCCCAGCCAACCGCAGAGAGCTTTTCAGTGAAAACATCTCTCGCTTGAACAACGTTTGGGCCAGTCAAGAGGCCACACGCATCCGTAACGAGGGCCAAGGCTACGAAGGAGACGTCCTGATGAACGGTACCATCAGGTACGAGCGAAAGCAAACCGGCCCGTTCAAGGGCATTCTGGTCAGCCAACCCTTCCTGATCCAGATAGACGGGGAGGATTACGTGGAGTACCGCGTCCTCACGAAGCCGAGCTTCTAG
- the RPS6 gene encoding 40S ribosomal protein S6 (EggNog:ENOG503NUD1; COG:J): MKLNISYPANGSQKLIDIEDERKLRPFLEKRMGAEVPADSLGDEWKGYIFRITGGNDKQGFPMKQGVIAPTRVRLLLSDGHSCYRPRRTGERKRKSVRGCIVGADLSVLAVAIVKQGEQEIPGLTDTVHPKRLGPKRATKIRRFFGLSKDDDVRKYVIRREVTPKGEGKKTYTKAPRIQRLVTPQRLQHKRHRIALKRRQAEKVKDEANEYAAILAKRVTEAKAAKVDARKRRASSMRK; the protein is encoded by the exons ATGAAG CTGAACATCTCCTACCCAGCCAACGGCTCTCAGAAGCTCATCGACATTGAAGATGAGCGCAAGCTCCGCCCCTTCCTCGA GAAGCGC ATGGGCGCTGAGGTCCCTGCCGATTCCCTTGGCGATGAGTGGAAGGGCTATATCTTCCGCATCACTGGTGGCAACGACAAGCAGGGTTTCCCAATGAAGCAGGGTGTTATCGCCCCTACCCGtgtccgcctcctcctctccgacGGCCACTCCTGCTACCGCCCCCGCCGCACTGGTGAACGCAAGCGCAAGTCCGTTCGCGGCTGCATCGTCGGTGCCGATCTCTCCGTCCTCGCTGTCGCTATCGTCAAGCAGGGTGAGCAGGAGATCCCCGGTCTCACCGACACCGTTCACCCCAAGCGCCTCGGCCCCAAGCGTGCCACCAAGATCCGCCGCTTCTTCGGCCTCAGCAAGGATGACGAT GTTCGCAAGTACGTCATTCGTCGCGAGGTCACCCCCAAGGGTGAGGGCAAGAAGACCTACACCAAGGCTCCCCGCATCCAGCGTCTCGTCACTCCCCAGCGCCTCCAGCACAAGCGTCACCGCATTGCGCTCAAGCGCCGCCAGGctgagaaggtcaaggatgAGGCC AATGAGTATGCCGCTATCCTTGCCAAGCGTGTcaccgaggccaaggccgcCAAGGTTGATGCTCGCAAGCGCAGAGCTTCCTCCATGCGCAAGTAA
- a CDS encoding hypothetical protein (EggNog:ENOG503P54N; COG:S) — MSTSVQLHPPALTSPDHPVVNSPLPQLLQTPHGLALLELQGAINLTQSESGELIQIGQLIM; from the exons ATGTCCACATCTGTTCAACTACACCCACCAGCCCTCACTTCCCCCGACCACCCAGTTGTCAACTCTCCACTCCCGCAACTCTTACAAACACCACACGGCCTTGCGCTGCTGGAGTTACAAGGGGcgatcaacctcacccagtCAGAGTCTGGGGAGCTAATCCAGATAGGACAGTTG ATTATGTAG
- the DPH1 gene encoding Diphthamide biosynthesis protein 1 (EggNog:ENOG503NUF2; BUSCO:EOG09261X9E; COG:J): MEEDRALVDVGIAADIEASQPPPPQNVVKQPKKRFVGRRTAAEAAAKNSSSNASSSIEDSGAIQVAQPRRAPRLLNQVPPEILNDPALKSAISLLPSNYSFEIPKTIHRIRSLSAKRVALQMPEGLLLFATTVSDILTQFCPGIETLIMGDVTYGACCIDDYTARAMGCDLLIHYAHSCLIPVDVTKIKTLYVFVDISIDTTHLLASLERNFSPGKTIALVGTIQFNATIHGVKSTLEKAGFNIIVPQIAPLSKGEILGCTSPNLSTYTTDPVDLILYLGDGHFHLESIMIHNPSIPAYRYDPYSRKLTHEVYGHDEMQGLRRQAIKTAKTAKKWGLILGSLGRQGNPHTLSLIEEKLTKMGIPFVNLLLSEIFPGKLGMMSGEGEVECWVQVACPRLSIDWGYAFPRPLLTPYEALVALNEREDWGSGAYPMDYYGREGLGRTKPLAV; the protein is encoded by the exons ATGGAGGAAGACAGAGCCCTCGTGGATGTGGGCATCGCAGCCGATATCGAGGCcagtcaaccaccaccacctcaaaatGTAGTCAAACAGCCAAAGAAGCGATTCGTCGGCAGACGtaccgccgccgaggccgccgCAAAGAACAGTTCAAGCAATGCTTCATCATCCATTGAAGACAGCGGAGCTATCCAAG TGGCCCAACCAAGGAGAGCCCCCAGACTCCTCAACCAAGTCCCCCCCGAAATCCTCAACGACCCCGCCCTCAAgtccgccatctccctcctcccttcaAACTACTCCTTTGAAATCCCCAAAACCATCCACCGCATCCGCTCCCTCTCGGCCAAAAGAGTAGCCCTCCAAATGCCCGaaggcctcctcctcttcgccaccaccgtctccgacatcctcacccaGTTCTGCCCCGGCATCGAAACTCTCATCATGGGCGACGTCACGTACGGCGCCTGCTGCATAGACGACTACACCGCCCGCGCCATGGGCTGCGACCTCCTAATCCACTACGCCCACTCCTGCCTCATCCCGGTAGACgtcaccaagatcaagacccTCTACGTCTTTGTCGACATCTCCATCGACACGacccacctcctcgcctcgCTGGAGCGTAACTTCTCCCCCGGCAAAACCATCGCTCTGGTAGGCACAATCCAATTCAACGCCACCATCCACGGGGTCAAGTCCACGCTCGAGAAAGCCGGGTTCAACATCATCGTCCCTCAGATTGCCCCGTTGTCAAAGGGTGAGATATTGGGGtgcacctcccccaacctgTCAACGTACACGACCGACCCGGTAGATCTGATCCTTTACCTCGGTGACGGGCACTTTCACCTCGAGTCGATCATGATTCACAACCCTTCCATCCCGGCCTACCGGTACGACCCTTACTCGAGGAAACTCACTCATGAAGTCTACGGTCACGACGAGATGCAGGGTTTGCGGAGGCAAGCGATTAAGACGGCGAAAACGGCCAAGAAGTGGGGGTTGATTCTCGGGTCGTTGGGGAGGCAGGGGAACCCGCATACGTTGTCTCTGATAGAGGAGAAGCTGACAAAGATGGGGATTCCGTTTGTGAATTTGTTGCTGAGTGAGATTTTTCCTGGGAagctggggatgatgagcggggagggggaggtggagtgCTGGGTGCAGGTTGCTTGTCCACGGTTGAGTATCGATTGGGGGTATGCGTTTCCTAGGCCGCTGCTGACGCCGTATGAGGCGCTTGTGGCGTTGAATGAGAGGGAGGATTGGGGAAGTGGTGCGTACCCGATGGATTAttatgggagggaggggttggggaggacgaAGCCTTTGGCTGTTTGA
- the CYP10 gene encoding Peptidyl-prolyl cis-trans isomerase cyp10 (COG:O; EggNog:ENOG503P1VH): protein MSVTLHTTLGDLKIEVFCEAVPKTAENFLALCASNYYINSPLHRIIPSFMFQTGAPAVPSPPDNPKGGRSIYGITFEDEIRPTLKHHERGVVSMANKGPNTNGSQFFICFAPAPHLDGLNTVFGKLIGDESLATLAKIEQLEVDKKGRPVKKDGEETPRIERVTLHANPLAK, encoded by the exons ATGTCAGTAACGCTCCACACGACTCTTGGGGACCTCAAAATTGAGGTGTTTTGCGAGGCCGTCCCCAAGACTGCAGAG aacttcctcgccctctgcgCCTCGAACTATTACATCAACTCTCCCCTCCACCGAATAATTCCGTCCTTCATGTTCCAGACCGGCGCGCCCGCTGTTCCATCACCTCCAGATAACCCGAAAGGCGGCCGATCGATATACGGGATAACCTTCGAAGACGAGATCCGACCAACACTTAAACACCACGAAAGAGGAGTCGTGAGTATGGCGAATAAAGGGCCTAACACCAACGGCAGTCAATTCTTCATATGTTTCGCCCCCGCGCCACATTTGGACGGGTTGAACACGGTGTTTGGGAAGCTGATTGGAGACGAGAGTCTGGCTACTTTGGCCAAGATTGAACAGCTGGAGGTCGACAAGAAGGGCAGACCGGTCAAGAAGGACGGAGAAGAGACACCGAGGATTGAGAGAGTAACGTTACATGCGAACCCACTGGCCAAGTGA
- a CDS encoding hypothetical protein (EggNog:ENOG503NZ3F; COG:S), which translates to MNNTAATVRISGPPNSSFLVGYPGISATLPRIVGKVEIRPGAGYTAPVQISMVRICLQRRETIHPAAENMARRHLGTPRRETVDLVGKEVLLFRCVSGKEAESVIAMDLPFQIFIPFGRGGEEVNRRIPPASIQLASRIAETYYELVVTVQQGSSMQNRYAFPIPLQRYDTLSTFGMYNRPESKVVTADNIVTLGISLPKWSYGPLDPITVYIKLAPNPDWLNKARKVTIQKITLAIEEEITFNPEGDEPTKKVSKIAKHTQQVGTKIPETGYVTNLGLVFPARDLRDSEGIVKRGKPGFPLYEVTSFTTTSILYKIEFFLTIKAHLTSARDITLRQPIVICPMDQQACKEEMDAIEQAAKDASHVDPNNPKLPDRTIILAHDREAIRYLGLCEVGGMKKMLIE; encoded by the exons ATGAATAATACAGCTGCGACTGTGAGGATATCCGGGCCTCCAAACAGTAGCTTTCTGGTCGGCTACCCGGGCATCTCGGCGACACTG CCCAGGATAGTAGGCAAAGTCGAAATTCGGCCGGGTGCAGGCTATACAGCGCCAGTGCAAATATCCATGGTTCGCATATGCTTACAGCGACGAGAAACGATACATCCAGCGGCGGAAAACATGGCGCGGAGGCATCTGGGCACCCCGAGACGAGAGACGGTCGATTTAGTAGGGAAGGAAGTGCTGCTGTTCCGGTGCGTGTCGGGAAAAGAGGCCGAGAGCGTGATTGCGATGGATCTGCCGTTCCAAATATTCATCCCTTTCGGACGgggcggcgaagaagtaAACCGCCGCATTCCTCCAGCAAGCATCCAACTAGCCAGCCGAATCGCCGAAACCTACTATGAGCTGGTGGTCACAGTCCAACAAGGCTCGAGCATGCAAAACCGATACGCGTTCCCAATACCTCTTCAACGATACGACACCCTCTCCACATTCGGCATGTACAACCGCCCAGAAAGCAAGGTGGTGACGGCGGACAACATTGTGACGCTGGGGATTTCGCTGCCAAAGTGGAGTTATGGGCCATTAGATCCCATAACGGTGTACATTAAGCTCGCGCCAAATCCGGACTGGCTGAACAAGGCGCGGAAGGTGACGATACAAAAGATTACGCtggccatcgaggaggagatcacgTTCAACCCGGAAGGAGACGAGCCAACGAAGAAGGTCAGCAAAATCGCCAAACACACGCAGCAGGTAGGGACCAAGATCCCGGAAACTGGATATGTTACCAACTTGGGGCTCGTGTTTCCTGCGCGAGACCTTAGGGATTCGGAGGGTATTGTGAAGAGGGGCAAGCCGGGATTTCCGCTATATGAGGTCACCAGCTTTACGACGACGTCGATACTGTACAAAATTGAATTCTTTTTGACGATCAAG GCACATCTAACATCTGCCCGCGATATCACATTACGGCAACCAATTGTGATTTGTCCAATGGACCAACAGGCTTGCAAAGAGGAAATGGATGCTATTGAGCAAGCAGCGAAAGATGCCTCACATGTTGACCCAAATAACCCAAAGTTGCCGGATCGAACGATCATCTTGGCACACGATAGGGAGGCCATTCGGTACCTGGGGCTGTGCGAAGTTGgagggatgaagaagatgctgaTCGAATAA
- the SEN54 gene encoding tRNA-splicing endonuclease subunit sen54 (EggNog:ENOG503NYW2; BUSCO:EOG09263AZP; COG:J), translated as MALDDDDNPALAAPPPTANTTTATPDAPAEETAEDLLEDEGAAAQDFRVFASLFKKNTHISAQTIRKGEKDFESHGTQLQADTLEQSRAAMQEVLSYTRIHSGANLVRGWYFPGWWADYEEGEEWQDSKAEDGKKERKPFGHIRDRVVILEGSSTSTQNLGRAVTGQAKDRPGRGKDWLLPEEALYLVERGSLDLWWPTKEFGEIFPPPPAAPVEGEAPQAENTDVDPSTQPTGASEDEEDEYADGFPLSLQAAYALLIGLDGTRGKISLQKFQVYSNLKRCGYNVLRAPPNPPNPNQSSYRLNITIKNFFSSLLPSFTPSPPKSGPLLKPGLYRSYNQIFSQLSLIERHIPSPVLPFPLPSIAPYEIHFLVWKSSQKWTKLRHPSPDFYLSVVDAQESEVPQMEEILGLLEQTPWAPPKREWEGNHGRLYARLKNGWRNVLMAVVDHGVINYMRWGEGGFGQERIYERFDGRNGSYRGGKRGGGIKDGAGGVGEVVGEEGGGGGGGGIDGRVKSTG; from the coding sequence ATGgccctcgacgacgacgataaCCCCGCCCTtgcggcccctcctcccacagcaAACACAACCACCGCGACCCCAGACGCCCCAGCTGAAGAAACCGCTGAAGACCTCCTCGAAGACGAAGGCGCTGCAGCACAAGACTTCCGTGTCTTTGCCAGTTTATTCAAAAAGAACACACATATTTCCGCGCAGACAATTCGCAAAGGCGAGAAAGACTTCGAGTCCCATGGCACACAACTCCAGGCCGACACCCTCGAGCAGAGTAGAGCTGCTATGCAGGAGGTTCTGAGTTATACTCGCATTCACAGTGGCGCCAATCTTGTACGTGGTTGGTATTTCCCAGGTTGGTGGGCGGACtatgaggagggtgaggaatGGCAGGATTCAAAAGCGGaagatgggaagaaggaaaggaaGCCTTTTGGGCACATCAGGGACAGAGTTGTAATTTTGGAGGGGTCCAGCACGTCTACGCAGAACCTGGGGAGGGCAGTGACGGGACAGGCGAAGGATAGGCcagggagggggaaggattGGTTGCTTCCCGAGGAAGCGCTCTATCTGGTAGAGAGAGGGTCCTTGGATCTGTGGTGGCCCACAAAAGAGTTTGGTGAGATtttccctccacctcctgccGCCCCTGTCGAAGGGGAAGCTCCCCAAGCCGAGAACACCGATGTCGACCCATCAACCCAACCGACGGGCGCcagcgaagacgaagaagacgaatACGCCGACGgcttccccctctccctccaagcAGCCTacgccctcctcatcggccTGGACGGCACCCGCGGGAAGATCTCGCTCCAAAAATTTCAGGTCTACTCCAATCTCAAACGCTGCGGCTACAACGTCCTCCGCGCTCCTCCTAACCCTCCTAACCCGAATCAGTCCTCCTACCGTCTCAACATCACAATCAAaaacttcttttcctccctcctcccctctttcaccccatcaccgcccaaaTCCGGTCCCTTGCTCAAACCAGGCCTCTACCGCTCCTACAACCAAATCTTTTCTCAGCTCTCCCTCATAGAAAGGcacatcccctcccccgtcctcCCTTTTCCTCTCCCATCGATAGCACCATATGAGATTCACTTTCTGGTGTGGAAGTCCTCCCAAAAATGGACAAAACTGAGGCATCCAAGCCCGGACTTTTATCTGAGTGTGGTGGATGCTCAGGAGAGCGAGGTGCCGCAGATGGAGGAGATacttgggttgttggagcaGACGCCTTGGGCGCCGCCGAagagggagtgggaggggaaTCATGGGAGGTTGTATGCTAGGTTGAAGAATGGGTGGAGGAATGttttgatggcggtggtggatcaTGGGGTTATTAATTATATGAggtggggagaaggggggtttgggcAGGAGAGGATTTATGAGAGGTTTGATGGGAGGAATGGGAGTTATAGGGGtgggaagagagggggaggaatcAAGGAcggggcgggaggggtgggagaggtggtgggagaggaagggggaggggggggggggggggggatagaCGGAAGGGTGAAAAGTACTGGTTAG